Proteins co-encoded in one Streptococcus parauberis NCFD 2020 genomic window:
- a CDS encoding ECF transporter S component, with the protein MSKTQRMVMIAALSAVSFVLMFFSFSIIPGASFLKIEFSIIPVLIGMALLDLKSAYVILILRSLLKLLLNNSGVNDFIGLPMNIVALGLFVTVFALIWKSKQTVKQYLGASLIGTIVLTLSMVLLNYFYAIRLYAKFANFDIRSFIGIGKYIMAMVVPFNIVESIIFAISFYFVYIACKPILERYTQ; encoded by the coding sequence ATGTCAAAAACACAACGTATGGTAATGATTGCTGCACTTTCAGCGGTATCATTTGTCTTGATGTTTTTTAGCTTTTCAATCATACCAGGAGCTAGTTTCCTAAAGATTGAATTTTCAATTATACCGGTGTTAATTGGTATGGCTTTATTAGATTTAAAGAGTGCTTATGTCATTCTGATTTTGAGATCACTATTGAAGTTATTACTGAATAATAGTGGAGTCAATGATTTTATTGGTTTACCCATGAATATTGTTGCATTAGGATTATTTGTGACTGTGTTTGCCTTGATTTGGAAATCAAAACAAACAGTAAAACAGTACCTTGGAGCTAGTCTTATTGGAACAATTGTTTTAACACTTTCAATGGTCTTATTAAATTACTTTTATGCCATTCGACTTTATGCTAAATTTGCTAATTTTGATATTAGATCTTTTATTGGTATTGGTAAATATATTATGGCAATGGTGGTACCTTTTAATATTGTAGAAAGTATAATATTTGCTATTTCATTTTATTTTGTGTATATTGCTTGTAAACCAATTTTAGAAAGATATACACAATAG
- the xerD gene encoding site-specific tyrosine recombinase XerD, with amino-acid sequence MSKSIIDQIDPFLNQKRIAENTKLSYRYDLLQFIEIIGERLSQDKLKLYQMCLASLSLSAKKRKYSTVNQFLFYLYQQKFVPDYYFLDEKIRLEIDSNSPKSVIKYEAFYKASAFEQGRLIALLILEMGLLPNEIARLTVKDIDLSFEVIRINQNHRVRVLTIPKHIMHSVKEQLRFEQTFLFEHGGKAFSRQWYFSQLKGYLESIGYGQLSAQDLRQEFILNQKEKGKSMMELSKELGLKSPITLEKYYKN; translated from the coding sequence TTGTCAAAAAGCATAATTGATCAAATTGACCCATTTCTAAATCAAAAACGTATTGCTGAAAATACTAAACTGTCTTACCGTTATGACTTATTACAATTTATTGAGATTATTGGTGAGCGCCTTTCTCAAGATAAGCTGAAATTATATCAAATGTGTTTAGCCTCTTTAAGTTTATCTGCTAAAAAAAGGAAGTATTCGACAGTTAACCAGTTTTTGTTTTATTTATACCAACAAAAATTTGTTCCAGACTATTACTTTTTAGATGAAAAAATTAGGTTAGAAATAGATTCTAACAGTCCCAAATCAGTGATTAAGTATGAAGCTTTTTACAAAGCTAGTGCTTTTGAACAAGGTCGACTAATCGCACTTCTCATTTTAGAGATGGGCTTACTGCCTAATGAAATTGCTCGGTTAACTGTAAAAGATATTGATTTGTCATTTGAAGTAATTCGTATCAACCAGAATCATCGGGTGAGAGTGCTAACAATTCCCAAACATATAATGCATTCAGTTAAAGAACAACTAAGATTTGAACAGACTTTTTTGTTTGAGCATGGTGGCAAGGCATTTTCAAGGCAGTGGTATTTTAGTCAATTGAAAGGCTACTTGGAGTCGATTGGCTATGGACAACTTTCAGCTCAAGATCTTCGTCAGGAATTTATTTTGAATCAAAAGGAAAAAGGTAAGTCGATGATGGAATTAAGTAAGGAACTTGGCTTGAAAAGTCCAATTACCCTAGAAAAGTATTATAAAAATTAA
- the cbpB gene encoding cyclic-di-AMP-binding protein CbpB: MIAKEFESFLLQHLDSYLIPADDLAIFIDTHNSDHVMLLLVSNGFSRVPVLSKDKIYKGTISISDIMNYQRKKQLTDWEMNQIDIGKMVNTKIEPLSVHAKLATIMHQLVEYPFLPVVDDQKKFVGIITRKSILKAVNSLLHDFTEGYDIVKKHN; encoded by the coding sequence ATGATTGCAAAAGAATTTGAAAGCTTTTTACTTCAACACCTAGATAGTTATTTGATTCCAGCGGATGATTTAGCTATCTTTATTGATACACATAATTCAGATCATGTCATGCTTTTATTAGTAAGTAATGGCTTCTCTAGAGTACCTGTTTTATCTAAGGATAAAATCTATAAAGGGACAATTAGTATTTCGGATATAATGAATTATCAACGTAAGAAACAATTGACTGACTGGGAAATGAATCAAATTGATATTGGCAAAATGGTTAATACAAAAATTGAACCACTCTCAGTTCATGCAAAGCTAGCAACTATTATGCATCAATTGGTAGAATATCCATTTTTACCAGTTGTCGATGATCAGAAAAAATTTGTTGGTATTATTACAAGAAAATCGATTTTAAAAGCTGTAAATTCTCTTTTACATGATTTTACTGAAGGATATGACATTGTCAAAAAGCATAATTGA
- a CDS encoding tRNA (cytidine(34)-2'-O)-methyltransferase, producing MGNKLEDIDYRENNSRNHVVLFQPQIPQNTGNIARTCAATNAPLHIIKPMGFPIDDRKMKRAGLDYWDKLDVRFYDSLDDFLGKVDGQIHLISKFAEKVYSDHNYDDGQAHYFIFGREDKGLPEEFMREHSEKALRIPMNDEHVRSLNLSNTVCMIVYEALKQQSFQGLELSHRYEHDKLK from the coding sequence ATGGGAAACAAACTAGAAGACATAGACTATAGAGAAAACAATAGTAGAAACCATGTGGTTTTATTTCAACCACAAATTCCACAAAATACAGGTAATATAGCAAGAACATGTGCGGCAACCAACGCACCCCTTCATATTATCAAACCAATGGGATTTCCAATTGATGATCGAAAGATGAAACGTGCAGGACTAGATTATTGGGATAAATTAGATGTTCGATTCTATGATTCCTTGGATGATTTTTTGGGAAAAGTGGACGGACAAATTCATTTAATCAGTAAATTTGCAGAAAAGGTCTATTCAGATCACAATTATGATGATGGACAAGCCCATTACTTTATTTTTGGTCGAGAAGATAAAGGACTACCCGAAGAATTCATGCGAGAACATTCTGAGAAGGCTTTACGCATCCCAATGAACGATGAACATGTCAGAAGTCTAAATCTATCTAATACGGTTTGTATGATAGTATATGAAGCCTTAAAGCAACAATCATTCCAGGGTCTGGAATTAAGCCATAGATATGAACATGATAAATTGAAGTAG
- a CDS encoding tRNA (mnm(5)s(2)U34)-methyltransferase has protein sequence MVKKPIQLSHEFLKEVLTQDSLFVDATMGNGNDTLYFAPLVKEVIAFDIQEEALLATRKKLDAIHVNNVQLILDGHQHVDKYTDKIDGAIFNLGYLPSANKDLVTKPDTTILALEKIIERLVVGGRIAIMVYYGHEGGQEERKALMAYLSKLNQKEITVMTYQAINQVNNPPYLVMIEKNN, from the coding sequence ATAGTGAAAAAACCAATTCAATTATCACATGAATTTTTAAAAGAAGTTTTAACCCAAGATAGTTTGTTTGTTGATGCGACAATGGGAAATGGTAATGATACGCTTTATTTTGCACCCTTGGTAAAAGAAGTCATTGCCTTTGATATCCAAGAAGAAGCCCTTTTAGCGACTAGAAAAAAATTAGATGCTATTCATGTAAATAATGTTCAACTAATTCTTGATGGTCATCAACATGTGGATAAGTATACGGATAAGATTGATGGAGCGATTTTTAACCTTGGTTATTTACCAAGTGCAAATAAAGATTTAGTGACTAAACCAGATACAACAATACTAGCGCTTGAAAAAATTATAGAACGTTTAGTCGTCGGTGGTCGGATAGCAATTATGGTTTATTATGGCCATGAAGGTGGTCAAGAAGAGCGCAAAGCTTTGATGGCCTACCTGTCCAAATTGAATCAAAAAGAAATAACCGTGATGACTTATCAGGCGATTAATCAAGTCAATAATCCTCCATATCTGGTTATGATTGAAAAAAATAATTAG
- a CDS encoding hemolysin family protein translates to MEDPVSQPLYLQILLLLALTLLNAFFSASEMALVSLNRSRVEQKAADGDKRYIRLLTVLDQPNNFLSTIQVGITFIGLLSGASLSASLGKVFSQWMGGSETAQTAGSVISLVFLTYISIVLGELYPKRIAMNLKDKLAVISAPVIIVLGKMVSPFVWFLSASTNLLSRITPMTFDDADEQMTRDEIEYMLSNSEATLDAEEIEMLQGIFSLDQLMAREVMVPRTDAFMIDVNDDAMENIKEILSQNFSRIPVYDDDKDKVIGLVHTKRLLEAGFKNGFENIHMKRILQEPLFVPETIFVDDLLRQFRNTQNQMAILLDEYGGVAGLVTLEDLLEEIVGEIDDESDKAEKFVHDIGDRTYIVVGTMTLNDFNEFFETELESDDVDTIAGFYITGIGNIPSQEEKETYECESNGKHLILINDKVKDGRITKLKLIVSNIEQNIDED, encoded by the coding sequence ATGGAAGACCCTGTGAGTCAGCCCTTATATTTACAAATTTTATTACTACTTGCCTTGACCTTATTAAATGCCTTTTTCTCAGCAAGTGAGATGGCTTTAGTTTCTCTTAACCGCTCGCGTGTTGAACAAAAAGCAGCAGACGGTGACAAACGATACATTCGCTTATTGACAGTTTTAGACCAACCAAATAATTTCTTATCAACCATTCAGGTTGGTATTACCTTTATTGGTCTCTTATCTGGGGCAAGCTTATCTGCTTCGCTTGGAAAAGTATTTTCACAATGGATGGGTGGTTCTGAAACAGCCCAGACAGCAGGAAGTGTTATTTCACTTGTTTTCTTAACCTATATCTCGATTGTGCTTGGTGAACTTTATCCAAAACGGATTGCCATGAATTTAAAAGATAAATTGGCAGTTATTTCTGCACCCGTGATTATTGTCTTAGGAAAAATGGTTAGTCCTTTCGTTTGGTTTTTATCAGCTTCGACTAATTTACTTAGTCGCATAACACCAATGACCTTTGATGACGCTGATGAACAAATGACGCGTGATGAAATAGAGTACATGCTTTCAAATAGTGAAGCAACTCTAGATGCTGAAGAAATTGAAATGCTACAAGGAATTTTCTCTCTTGATCAATTGATGGCGCGTGAAGTCATGGTCCCACGGACTGACGCATTTATGATTGATGTCAATGACGATGCAATGGAAAATATTAAAGAAATACTGAGTCAAAATTTTTCAAGGATTCCTGTTTATGATGATGACAAGGATAAAGTCATTGGCTTAGTTCATACCAAACGTCTGCTTGAAGCTGGCTTTAAAAACGGATTTGAGAATATACATATGAAACGTATTCTCCAAGAACCACTTTTTGTTCCAGAAACAATTTTTGTTGATGATCTTTTGAGACAATTTCGAAATACGCAAAATCAAATGGCTATTCTTTTAGATGAATATGGTGGAGTTGCTGGTTTAGTAACTTTAGAAGATTTGTTAGAAGAAATTGTTGGTGAAATTGATGATGAGTCAGATAAGGCTGAAAAGTTTGTTCATGATATCGGTGATAGAACTTATATTGTCGTTGGGACAATGACTTTGAATGATTTTAATGAATTCTTTGAAACAGAACTTGAAAGTGATGATGTGGATACCATTGCTGGTTTCTATATAACAGGAATTGGAAATATTCCAAGTCAAGAAGAAAAAGAAACTTATGAGTGTGAAAGTAACGGTAAACACTTAATTCTGATCAATGATAAGGTTAAAGATGGCCGTATTACTAAGCTAAAATTAATTGTTTCTAATATAGAACAGAATATTGACGAAGACTAG
- a CDS encoding ABC transporter ATP-binding protein gives MSDTILKIDKLSKSYGRYLALDNLNLSVEKGEIFGFLGSNGAGKSTTIRCILELIGHRKGTITLFNNRHKTMEDLLEHIGYMPSEAMFYPTMTAKQVIRFAAKAHDKDCTKEADRICKLLDVPMNKRIQDLSLGNRKKVSIVCALQHQPDLLILDEPTSGLDPLMQERFFQLLLEAKEAGRTTFLSSHVLSEVKDYCDRVGILKKGKLLAVDTVENLMRSQKKIVTTWKDGESNTFTFEGKVDQLLADLSQLNPDDVLIEEPSLEELFMHYYQEDGK, from the coding sequence ATGTCTGATACAATTTTAAAAATTGACAAATTATCTAAGTCTTATGGAAGATACTTAGCATTGGATAATTTAAATTTATCAGTTGAAAAAGGCGAAATTTTTGGCTTTTTAGGTTCAAATGGTGCTGGAAAGTCAACGACTATTCGTTGTATTTTGGAATTAATTGGGCATAGAAAAGGGACTATTACGCTTTTCAACAACCGTCATAAAACTATGGAAGATCTATTAGAGCATATTGGATACATGCCATCTGAGGCAATGTTTTACCCAACAATGACTGCTAAACAAGTTATCCGTTTTGCAGCTAAAGCACATGATAAAGATTGTACGAAAGAAGCAGACCGCATATGCAAATTGTTAGATGTACCGATGAACAAACGAATTCAAGATTTATCACTCGGAAATCGTAAAAAGGTCAGCATTGTTTGTGCTTTACAGCACCAGCCAGACTTGTTAATTCTTGATGAACCGACATCTGGTTTAGACCCTCTCATGCAGGAACGATTCTTCCAATTACTCCTGGAAGCCAAAGAGGCTGGAAGGACAACCTTCCTTTCCTCACATGTTTTATCAGAAGTAAAAGACTATTGCGACCGGGTCGGTATTCTCAAAAAAGGAAAACTGTTAGCAGTTGATACTGTAGAAAACTTGATGCGCAGTCAGAAGAAAATTGTCACTACTTGGAAAGATGGCGAATCAAATACCTTCACTTTTGAAGGGAAAGTTGATCAGCTTTTGGCCGACTTGAGCCAATTAAATCCTGATGATGTCTTGATTGAGGAACCTAGTTTAGAAGAACTGTTTATGCATTATTATCAGGAGGATGGCAAATGA
- a CDS encoding phosphatase PAP2 family protein encodes MKNKQQHWLIASFALLIFVMIGYIVKFFPESLVQFDQTIQSAVRGSLPENLTEFFKTITIAGNVITQIMIVIVSVVILALKKWKSEAYFMLTIGIIAAILITVLKLIYQRGRPSLIHIVVADGYSFPSGHAMGSMLIFGTLLIIAYQRISNKPLQMLTVGLLGLLILIIGTSRIYLGVHYPSDVLGGFILGFGVLQFLYPIYDKKRFEWRFQSKQK; translated from the coding sequence ATGAAAAATAAGCAACAACATTGGTTAATTGCTTCCTTTGCTTTATTGATATTCGTTATGATTGGCTACATTGTTAAATTTTTCCCGGAAAGTTTAGTCCAGTTTGATCAGACGATTCAATCAGCAGTTAGAGGCAGTTTACCAGAAAATCTAACTGAATTTTTTAAAACCATTACTATCGCCGGTAATGTGATTACACAAATAATGATTGTCATTGTTTCTGTAGTTATTTTAGCATTAAAAAAATGGAAGTCAGAAGCATACTTTATGTTGACTATTGGTATCATTGCAGCCATTTTAATCACAGTATTAAAACTGATTTACCAGCGTGGACGGCCTTCCCTTATTCATATAGTTGTGGCTGATGGCTATTCATTCCCTTCTGGACATGCAATGGGAAGTATGTTGATTTTTGGAACTTTATTGATTATTGCCTATCAAAGGATTAGTAATAAGCCTCTTCAAATGCTAACAGTCGGCTTACTTGGGTTATTAATTCTTATCATAGGGACTTCACGAATCTATCTTGGTGTTCACTATCCAAGTGATGTATTGGGCGGATTTATCCTAGGATTTGGAGTACTCCAGTTTTTATATCCAATATATGATAAAAAACGGTTCGAGTGGCGCTTTCAATCAAAACAAAAATAA
- the scpB gene encoding SMC-Scp complex subunit ScpB — MTYLSQIEALLFVAGEEGLSIRNLATMVNLTPTALQQQLEKLSDKYKNDKDSSLSLIESANTYKLVTKDEYWELLRAFAKAPMNQSLSRASLEVLSIIAYKQPITRIEIDEIRGVNSSGALSKLLAFELIKEAGKKEVIGRPNLYVTSDYFLDFMGINDLNELIDISEVDIQEQETELFHNND; from the coding sequence ATGACTTATTTGTCTCAAATAGAAGCACTTCTATTTGTTGCTGGTGAAGAAGGATTGAGTATTAGAAACTTAGCAACAATGGTTAATCTAACACCGACAGCCTTGCAACAACAATTAGAAAAATTGTCAGATAAATATAAGAATGATAAAGATTCAAGTTTGTCATTAATAGAATCTGCTAACACTTATAAATTGGTTACTAAAGATGAGTACTGGGAATTGCTTAGAGCTTTTGCGAAAGCGCCGATGAATCAGAGTTTATCAAGAGCTAGCTTGGAAGTCCTATCAATTATTGCATACAAGCAGCCTATTACCAGAATTGAAATTGATGAAATTAGAGGAGTTAATTCTTCTGGGGCTTTAAGTAAGCTATTGGCTTTTGAGTTAATCAAGGAGGCTGGTAAGAAAGAAGTAATTGGTCGTCCCAACCTTTACGTCACATCAGACTATTTCCTTGATTTCATGGGAATTAATGATTTAAATGAATTAATTGATATATCAGAAGTTGATATACAAGAACAAGAAACTGAGCTTTTTCATAATAATGATTAA
- a CDS encoding pseudouridine synthase, whose product MRINKFIAHAGVASRRKAEELIKQGLVTINGQVVTELATTVKSGDQVEIEGSPIYNEEKVYYLLNKPRGVISSVSDDKGRKTVIDLLPQVKERIYPVGRLDWDTSGLLLLTNDGDFTDMMIHPRNEIDKVYLARVKGIATKDNLRPLTRGVVIDGKKTKPARYNIIRVEADKNRSIVELTIHEGRNHQVKKMFESVGLIVDKLSRTQFGTLDLTGLRPGEARRLNKKEISQLHNAAVTNNK is encoded by the coding sequence ATGAGAATTAACAAATTTATCGCCCATGCTGGGGTTGCCAGTAGACGGAAAGCTGAAGAACTAATTAAACAAGGACTAGTTACTATCAATGGTCAAGTCGTTACTGAATTAGCAACGACTGTTAAATCAGGTGATCAAGTAGAAATTGAAGGTAGTCCAATCTACAATGAAGAAAAAGTCTATTATCTTTTAAATAAACCTCGTGGTGTGATTTCTTCCGTTTCAGATGATAAAGGAAGAAAAACCGTAATTGATTTACTACCACAAGTTAAAGAAAGAATTTATCCAGTAGGTCGTCTAGACTGGGATACATCTGGTTTACTTCTTTTAACTAATGATGGTGATTTCACAGACATGATGATTCACCCAAGAAATGAGATTGATAAAGTCTATCTGGCGCGTGTTAAAGGAATTGCTACAAAAGATAACTTGCGTCCATTGACTCGTGGAGTGGTTATTGATGGTAAGAAAACTAAACCAGCTCGTTATAATATCATTCGAGTTGAAGCTGATAAGAATCGCTCGATTGTTGAGTTAACTATTCATGAAGGTCGCAACCACCAAGTTAAGAAAATGTTTGAATCAGTAGGCTTGATTGTTGATAAACTATCTCGGACTCAATTTGGTACGTTAGATTTGACTGGATTACGTCCAGGCGAAGCTCGTCGATTAAATAAGAAAGAAATCAGTCAGTTGCATAATGCAGCAGTAACAAATAACAAATGA
- the yidD gene encoding membrane protein insertion efficiency factor YidD, whose protein sequence is MKKLLIAPVKVYQKWISPLFPPSCRYRPTCSTYMIVAIEKHGILGVVMGVGRILRCHPFVEGGNDPVPDYFTLRRNKNI, encoded by the coding sequence ATGAAAAAACTATTAATAGCACCAGTGAAAGTCTACCAAAAGTGGATTTCTCCACTCTTTCCACCTTCTTGTCGATACCGTCCCACCTGTTCCACATATATGATTGTGGCGATTGAAAAACATGGTATATTAGGTGTAGTAATGGGGGTTGGACGCATTTTGCGTTGCCATCCATTTGTTGAAGGTGGGAATGATCCTGTCCCTGACTATTTTACTTTAAGACGTAATAAAAATATTTGA
- a CDS encoding TIGR01212 family radical SAM protein (This family includes YhcC from E. coli K-12, an uncharacterized radical SAM protein.) — MKKRYQTLNDYYRRIFGEKIFKVPIDAGFDCPNRDGTVAHGGCTFCTVSGSGDAIVAPDAPIREQFYKEIDFMHAKWPEVKKYLVYFQNFTNTHAPLATIKERYEQAIFEPGVVGVNIGTRPDCLPDDVIAYLGELAETMHVTVELGLQTTYEVTSQLINRAHSYALYKETVKRLRKYPKIEIVSHLINGLPGETHEMMIENVRRCVTDNEIQGIKLHLLHLMTNTRMQRDYHQGRLQLMSQEDYISVICDQLEIIPEDIVIHRITGDAPREMLIGPMWSLNKWEVLNAIDFEMERRDSYQGCRSSKELNDRRREDV, encoded by the coding sequence ATGAAAAAGAGATATCAAACCCTCAATGATTACTATCGACGGATATTTGGAGAAAAGATTTTTAAAGTTCCCATAGATGCTGGTTTTGATTGTCCAAATAGGGATGGAACAGTGGCCCATGGGGGCTGTACATTTTGCACTGTCTCAGGTTCAGGTGATGCCATTGTCGCACCAGATGCACCAATTCGTGAGCAATTTTATAAGGAAATTGATTTTATGCATGCCAAGTGGCCAGAAGTGAAAAAATATCTGGTCTATTTTCAAAATTTCACAAATACTCATGCCCCCTTGGCAACCATTAAAGAACGTTATGAACAAGCTATTTTCGAACCAGGCGTAGTAGGAGTAAATATTGGTACACGACCAGACTGCTTACCAGATGATGTGATTGCTTATCTGGGCGAGCTGGCGGAAACCATGCATGTTACTGTAGAGTTAGGTTTGCAAACAACATATGAAGTAACTTCACAGTTAATAAATCGTGCCCATTCTTACGCTTTATACAAGGAAACAGTTAAGCGCCTTCGCAAATATCCTAAGATTGAGATTGTTTCGCACTTAATTAACGGGCTCCCTGGTGAGACCCATGAGATGATGATTGAAAATGTTCGACGTTGTGTCACTGATAATGAGATTCAAGGGATAAAGCTCCATTTACTCCATCTAATGACAAATACCCGGATGCAACGAGATTACCATCAAGGTAGACTTCAATTAATGTCACAAGAGGACTATATATCTGTTATCTGTGATCAATTGGAGATCATACCAGAGGATATTGTTATCCACCGCATTACTGGCGATGCTCCAAGAGAGATGTTAATTGGTCCCATGTGGAGTTTAAATAAGTGGGAAGTTCTTAATGCAATTGATTTTGAAATGGAAAGAAGAGATTCTTACCAAGGATGTCGTAGTTCAAAAGAACTAAATGACAGGAGGAGAGAAGATGTCTGA
- a CDS encoding segregation/condensation protein A — MDIKLKDFEGPLDLLLHLVSKYQVDIYDVPIVEVIEQYLAYLNTLQAMKLDVAGEYMVMASQLMLIKSRRLLPKIVEADPEEDDPEMDLLSKIEEYSRFKELSQELGKQHDRRAKLYSKAKQELIFEDAVLNQDRSITDLFLAFSKIMTVKQEEFKNNHTVIDRDDFRIEDLMNHLEEKLKQKSTIKLASVFQECSGLNEVITLFLATLELVKIQHAFIQQEHNFGEIILRKGN; from the coding sequence ATGGATATTAAATTAAAAGATTTTGAGGGGCCCCTCGATTTATTACTTCACCTTGTTTCTAAATATCAAGTGGATATCTACGACGTGCCAATTGTTGAAGTTATTGAGCAATATTTAGCCTATCTTAATACCCTACAAGCTATGAAATTGGATGTTGCAGGGGAATATATGGTTATGGCCAGTCAACTGATGCTAATAAAGAGTCGTCGGTTGCTGCCGAAAATTGTTGAAGCTGACCCTGAAGAAGATGATCCTGAAATGGACTTGTTAAGCAAAATTGAAGAGTATAGTCGCTTTAAAGAACTGAGTCAAGAATTAGGTAAGCAACATGACAGGCGGGCCAAACTCTACTCGAAAGCAAAGCAAGAGCTGATTTTTGAAGATGCTGTTCTCAATCAAGACCGGAGCATTACAGACCTCTTTTTGGCCTTCTCGAAGATAATGACAGTTAAACAAGAGGAATTTAAAAATAACCATACCGTTATTGACCGCGATGACTTTAGAATTGAAGACCTGATGAACCACTTGGAAGAAAAATTAAAGCAGAAAAGTACAATTAAGCTAGCTAGTGTCTTTCAGGAATGTTCCGGTTTGAATGAAGTGATCACATTATTTTTAGCTACCTTAGAATTAGTGAAGATTCAACATGCCTTTATCCAACAAGAACACAATTTTGGAGAAATTATTTTAAGAAAGGGAAATTAA
- a CDS encoding ABC transporter permease subunit yields MIIRHELRQNTKSLLIWAITVGLSSALCILLYESVADSMKNISNIYQDMGGVSKALGMDKVSIASLGGYYAVEIALIFSLGAAMYGALLGVSIVAKEEEAHTAEFLYSLPLSRQKVLNGKYVGMLICLVIFNIIGIGLEYLALWKVNMDFDYAAFWQYHGLVLLLQIEIASLCFMISAFTRKRLIGLGMGIVLLAYFMDIICRLVEKVDYLKFVTPFYFTNATDRFAGQNLDWKMLVVAAAVILISLAMASLVYNHRDLAS; encoded by the coding sequence ATGATTATCAGACATGAATTACGTCAAAACACAAAAAGTCTTTTGATATGGGCCATCACAGTTGGCTTAAGTAGTGCCCTTTGTATCCTGCTCTATGAGAGTGTCGCAGATAGTATGAAGAACATTTCAAATATCTATCAAGATATGGGTGGTGTCTCTAAGGCCTTGGGAATGGACAAAGTCTCTATAGCTTCTCTTGGGGGCTATTATGCGGTAGAAATTGCACTAATCTTTTCATTAGGCGCTGCCATGTATGGTGCTTTACTTGGTGTTTCAATTGTTGCCAAGGAAGAAGAAGCTCACACGGCAGAGTTCCTCTATAGTTTACCTTTGAGCAGACAAAAGGTTCTTAATGGTAAATATGTTGGCATGTTAATTTGCTTAGTTATTTTCAATATTATTGGCATCGGGCTAGAATACCTTGCTTTATGGAAAGTTAATATGGATTTTGATTATGCAGCGTTTTGGCAATACCATGGTCTGGTGCTTTTGTTACAAATTGAAATTGCCAGCCTTTGTTTTATGATTTCTGCTTTTACTAGAAAACGACTTATTGGACTTGGAATGGGAATCGTTCTATTGGCATACTTTATGGATATTATTTGTCGCCTAGTAGAAAAAGTTGACTACCTCAAGTTTGTCACACCATTTTATTTTACTAATGCGACAGATCGCTTTGCTGGTCAAAATTTAGACTGGAAAATGTTGGTTGTTGCTGCAGCAGTGATATTAATTTCATTAGCAATGGCAAGCTTAGTGTATAACCATCGTGATTTAGCAAGTTAG
- a CDS encoding metallophosphoesterase: MAGKTFIVMSDTHGDRGIIESIKSRYLGQVDAIFHNGDSELKSSDNIWQGIYVVAGNCDYDPGYPEKNIIKIGPFTIAQTHGHLYHINFTWDKLDYFAQEAQADICLYGHLHRADAWKAGGIIFINPGSLLQPRGEINEKLYAYVQLTDDLIKVEYFNRNHQLYPLLTKEFNR, translated from the coding sequence ATGGCAGGCAAAACTTTCATAGTTATGAGTGATACTCACGGTGATCGTGGGATTATTGAATCTATAAAAAGCCGTTATTTAGGACAGGTAGACGCCATATTTCATAATGGGGATTCTGAACTTAAAAGTTCAGATAATATATGGCAAGGTATTTACGTTGTAGCCGGAAACTGTGACTATGACCCTGGCTACCCAGAAAAGAATATCATTAAAATTGGTCCATTTACTATTGCACAGACACATGGACATCTATATCATATTAATTTTACATGGGATAAATTAGATTATTTTGCCCAGGAAGCCCAAGCAGACATCTGTCTATATGGGCATTTGCACCGAGCTGATGCTTGGAAGGCAGGGGGAATTATATTTATTAATCCAGGAAGTTTATTACAACCGAGGGGTGAAATTAATGAAAAACTATATGCTTATGTGCAACTCACAGATGATTTGATAAAAGTTGAATACTTTAATCGAAATCATCAACTTTATCCCCTATTAACTAAGGAATTTAATCGATGA